A section of the Humulus lupulus chromosome 2, drHumLupu1.1, whole genome shotgun sequence genome encodes:
- the LOC133817460 gene encoding protein TPX2 isoform X3 translates to MPETVLSPVELKEEVISSETKEEIVIVNSADKGSKEDGKGESKSTEKHDRASATILSSSSDVKNEANSDKENSKPSVQAEKEACTPVPPNPGTNSKKHQTAKKIASLVRNPSALKPKSQIKSSQSKTPKPSCLKSETNVKSTAGTLTLAQENQAIKRQKLEGGQSRQILSLKPHNLPHKTKSGLVSGSSNFCPSTVNRAKKDERKIYVREGAAPAQAPPFVSAAEMMKKFQSSTRDLSLPHTGSQVREIKSSPSFLLSFYFIPSTVLNILVVYASTVQMKPRLTLTRPKEPEFETAQRARSVKIKSTAELEEEMMAKIPKFKARPLNKKILEAPSLPAVPRSTPQLPEFKEFHLETSARANHNAESASVVSTDSSRQKNQWKGHLTEPKTPLLQTSLRARPPRVKSSLEIEQEELEKLPKFKAKPLNKKIFESKGELGMFCNVKKHITIPQEFHFATDERIPPPSTVADLFDKLSLNMEPRHNPLPKNTTPNPFHLHTEERGAEKERKFIMEVVHKQWEEERARVPKANPYPYTTDYPVIPPKPEPKNCTKPNPFQLESLVRHEEEMQREKEERERKEREEAQMRVFKAQPILKEDPIPVPEKVRKPLTEVQGFSLHVDHRAVDRAEFDQKIKEKEVMYKRYREESDAARMIEEEKALKQLRRTMVPHARPVPNFNNPFCPQKSVREATKAKSPNLRVLQRKEKRRMIVNSATSSAASNMR, encoded by the exons ATGCCTGAAACCGTGCTTAGTCCAGTTGAGTTAAAGGAAGAAGTAATTTCTTCAGAGACCAAAGAAGAAATTGTCATAGTG AATTCTGCTGATAAAGGTTCAAAGGAGGATGGCAAAGGGGAAAGCAAGAGTACTGAGAAACATGACAG AGCATCAGCTACGatactttcttcttcttctgatgTGAAAAATGAAGCGAATAGTGATAAAGAGAATAGCAAACCTTCTGTTCAAGCAGAAAAAGAAGCTTGCACTCCTGTGCCACCGAATCCTGGGACCAACTCCAAGAAGCACCAGACAGCTAAAAAGATTGCTAGTTTAGTTAGAAACCCATCAGCCTTGAAGCCAAAAAGTCAGATAAAGTCGTCACAATCCAAAACCCCCAAACCATCTTGTTTGAAAAG TGAAACAAATGTGAAAAGCACTGCTGGGACTCTCACTTTGGCCCAGGAGAATCAGGCAATTAAGCGACAGAAGTTGGAAGGAGGACAATCTAGACAG ATTCTTAGCCTCAAACCGCATAATCTGCCCCACAAGACAAAATCGGGTCTTGTAAGTGGCAGTTCCAACTTCTGCCCATCAACTGTGAATAGAGCTAAAAAAGATGAAAGAAAG ATTTATGTTCGAGAAGGAGCAGCACCAGCACAAGCTCCTCCATTTGTTTCAGCTGCTGAAATGATGAAGAAGTTCCAATCAAGTACCAGAGACCTGTCGTTGCCTCACACTGGTTCTCAGGTTAGAGAAATAAAATCAAGTCCCAGTTTTTTGCTGTCCTTTTATTTTATACCTTCCACAGTACTTAATATTCTTGTTGTTTATGCTTCTACTGTGCAGATGAAGCCTAGACTCACATTGACAAGGCCCAAGGAACCTGAGTTTGAAACAGCTCAGCGAGCACGCTCTGTTAAGATTAAAAGCACTGCTGAGCTTGAAGAAGAGATGATGGCCAAAATTCCCAAGTTTAAAGCACGTCCATTGAACAAGAAg ATTCTGGAAGCCCCGTCGTTACCTGCAGTACCAAGAAGTACACCCCAGCTGCCAGAATTTAAG GAATTTCATTTAGAGACTTCGGCAAGAGCAAACCATAATGCAGAATCGGCATCAGTTGTCTCAACAGATTCGTCACGTCAG AAAAATCAATGGAAGGGCCATTTAACTGAACCTAAAACCCCGCTACTTCAGACATCACTAAGGGCCCGACCACCCAGGGTGAAAAGTTCCTTGGAAATTGAGCAAGAGGAACTTGAGAAACTACCTAAATTCAAGGCTAAGCCTCTAAACAAGAAG ATATTTGAAAGCAAGGGTGAGTTGGGTATGTTCTGTAATGTCAAGAAACATATTACAATCCCTCAAGAATTTCATTTTGCTACTGATGAGAGGATTCCACCACCTTCAACAGTTGCAGATCTTTTTGACAAG TTATCTTTGAACATGGAACCTCGCCATAATCCACTTCCGAAAAACACAACACCAAATCCATTTCATCTGCATACAGAG gaaagaggagccgagaAAGAGAGGAAATTTATTATGGAAGTTGTGCACAAGCAGTGGGAAGAGGAGCGAGCCAGGGTTCCAAAAGCTAACCCATATCCTTATACCACTGACTACCCTGTG ATTCCACCCAAACCAGAGCCCAAAAATTGCACAAAGCCAAATCCTTTTCAATTGGAGAGTTTGGTGAGGCATGAGGAAGAAATGCAAAGAGAAAAggaggagagagagaggaaagaaagagaagaggctcaAATGAGAGTATTCAAGGCACAGCCAATCCTTAAAGA AGATCCCATTCCAGTCCCAGAAAAGGTGCGCAAGCCTTTGACTGAAGTTCAAGGATTCTCTCTTCATGTGGACCATAGAGCTGTGGATAGAGCAGAATTTGATCAAAAG ATTAAAGAGAAGGAAGTGATGTATAAGAGATACAGAGAAGAGAGTGATGCAGCCAGAATG ATAGAAGAAGAGAAGGCGCTGAAACAGCTGAGGAGGACAATGGTCCCCCATGCTAGGCCAGTGCCAAACTTTAACAACCCATTCTGCCCCCAGAA gTCGGTCAGGGAAGCTACAAAGGCAAAGTCACCAAATCTTCGCGTGctacaaaggaaagaaaagagaagaatgATAGTAAATTCTGCCACTTCGAGTGCTGCTTCCAATATGAGATAG
- the LOC133817460 gene encoding protein TPX2 isoform X2: MSVAEEPNPANLTISTMIDEAYEFSAPRFFDFVKGESDEDKRKAELWFDTALTHAPSPFMPRIKTGRSFTMESLCDFSVADQMQKETSSSSSDLKINGTSETMPETVLSPVELKEEVISSETKEEIVIVNSADKGSKEDGKGESKSTEKHDRASATILSSSSDVKNEANSDKENSKPSVQAEKEACTPVPPNPGTNSKKHQTAKKIASLVRNPSALKPKSQIKSSQSKTPKPSCLKSETNVKSTAGTLTLAQENQAIKRQKLEGGQSRQILSLKPHNLPHKTKSGLVSGSSNFCPSTVNRAKKDERKIYVREGAAPAQAPPFVSAAEMMKKFQSSTRDLSLPHTGSQMKPRLTLTRPKEPEFETAQRARSVKIKSTAELEEEMMAKIPKFKARPLNKKILEAPSLPAVPRSTPQLPEFKEFHLETSARANHNAESASVVSTDSSRQKNQWKGHLTEPKTPLLQTSLRARPPRVKSSLEIEQEELEKLPKFKAKPLNKKIFESKGELGMFCNVKKHITIPQEFHFATDERIPPPSTVADLFDKLSLNMEPRHNPLPKNTTPNPFHLHTEERGAEKERKFIMEVVHKQWEEERARVPKANPYPYTTDYPVIPPKPEPKNCTKPNPFQLESLVRHEEEMQREKEERERKEREEAQMRVFKAQPILKEDPIPVPEKVRKPLTEVQGFSLHVDHRAVDRAEFDQKIKEKEVMYKRYREESDAARMIEEEKALKQLRRTMVPHARPVPNFNNPFCPQKSVREATKAKSPNLRVLQRKEKRRMIVNSATSSAASNMR, from the exons ATGTCGGTGGCCGAAGAACCCAACCCAGCAAATTTAACCATCTCCACCATGATCGACGAGGCCTACGAGTTCTCGGCCCCTCGGTTCTTTGATTTTGTCAAGGGCGAGTCGGACGAGGACAAGCGCAAGGCCGAGCTCTGGTTCGACACCGCCCTCACTCACGCCCCTTCTC CTTTCATGCCTAGAATCAAGACCGGTAGATCTTTCACCATGGAAAGCTTATGCGATTTTAGTGTAGCAGATCAGATGCAGAAGGAG ACTTCTAGTTCATCGTCCGATTTGAAAATTAATGGTACTTCGGAAACTATGCCTGAAACCGTGCTTAGTCCAGTTGAGTTAAAGGAAGAAGTAATTTCTTCAGAGACCAAAGAAGAAATTGTCATAGTG AATTCTGCTGATAAAGGTTCAAAGGAGGATGGCAAAGGGGAAAGCAAGAGTACTGAGAAACATGACAG AGCATCAGCTACGatactttcttcttcttctgatgTGAAAAATGAAGCGAATAGTGATAAAGAGAATAGCAAACCTTCTGTTCAAGCAGAAAAAGAAGCTTGCACTCCTGTGCCACCGAATCCTGGGACCAACTCCAAGAAGCACCAGACAGCTAAAAAGATTGCTAGTTTAGTTAGAAACCCATCAGCCTTGAAGCCAAAAAGTCAGATAAAGTCGTCACAATCCAAAACCCCCAAACCATCTTGTTTGAAAAG TGAAACAAATGTGAAAAGCACTGCTGGGACTCTCACTTTGGCCCAGGAGAATCAGGCAATTAAGCGACAGAAGTTGGAAGGAGGACAATCTAGACAG ATTCTTAGCCTCAAACCGCATAATCTGCCCCACAAGACAAAATCGGGTCTTGTAAGTGGCAGTTCCAACTTCTGCCCATCAACTGTGAATAGAGCTAAAAAAGATGAAAGAAAG ATTTATGTTCGAGAAGGAGCAGCACCAGCACAAGCTCCTCCATTTGTTTCAGCTGCTGAAATGATGAAGAAGTTCCAATCAAGTACCAGAGACCTGTCGTTGCCTCACACTGGTTCTCAG ATGAAGCCTAGACTCACATTGACAAGGCCCAAGGAACCTGAGTTTGAAACAGCTCAGCGAGCACGCTCTGTTAAGATTAAAAGCACTGCTGAGCTTGAAGAAGAGATGATGGCCAAAATTCCCAAGTTTAAAGCACGTCCATTGAACAAGAAg ATTCTGGAAGCCCCGTCGTTACCTGCAGTACCAAGAAGTACACCCCAGCTGCCAGAATTTAAG GAATTTCATTTAGAGACTTCGGCAAGAGCAAACCATAATGCAGAATCGGCATCAGTTGTCTCAACAGATTCGTCACGTCAG AAAAATCAATGGAAGGGCCATTTAACTGAACCTAAAACCCCGCTACTTCAGACATCACTAAGGGCCCGACCACCCAGGGTGAAAAGTTCCTTGGAAATTGAGCAAGAGGAACTTGAGAAACTACCTAAATTCAAGGCTAAGCCTCTAAACAAGAAG ATATTTGAAAGCAAGGGTGAGTTGGGTATGTTCTGTAATGTCAAGAAACATATTACAATCCCTCAAGAATTTCATTTTGCTACTGATGAGAGGATTCCACCACCTTCAACAGTTGCAGATCTTTTTGACAAG TTATCTTTGAACATGGAACCTCGCCATAATCCACTTCCGAAAAACACAACACCAAATCCATTTCATCTGCATACAGAG gaaagaggagccgagaAAGAGAGGAAATTTATTATGGAAGTTGTGCACAAGCAGTGGGAAGAGGAGCGAGCCAGGGTTCCAAAAGCTAACCCATATCCTTATACCACTGACTACCCTGTG ATTCCACCCAAACCAGAGCCCAAAAATTGCACAAAGCCAAATCCTTTTCAATTGGAGAGTTTGGTGAGGCATGAGGAAGAAATGCAAAGAGAAAAggaggagagagagaggaaagaaagagaagaggctcaAATGAGAGTATTCAAGGCACAGCCAATCCTTAAAGA AGATCCCATTCCAGTCCCAGAAAAGGTGCGCAAGCCTTTGACTGAAGTTCAAGGATTCTCTCTTCATGTGGACCATAGAGCTGTGGATAGAGCAGAATTTGATCAAAAG ATTAAAGAGAAGGAAGTGATGTATAAGAGATACAGAGAAGAGAGTGATGCAGCCAGAATG ATAGAAGAAGAGAAGGCGCTGAAACAGCTGAGGAGGACAATGGTCCCCCATGCTAGGCCAGTGCCAAACTTTAACAACCCATTCTGCCCCCAGAA gTCGGTCAGGGAAGCTACAAAGGCAAAGTCACCAAATCTTCGCGTGctacaaaggaaagaaaagagaagaatgATAGTAAATTCTGCCACTTCGAGTGCTGCTTCCAATATGAGATAG
- the LOC133817460 gene encoding protein TPX2 isoform X1: MSVAEEPNPANLTISTMIDEAYEFSAPRFFDFVKGESDEDKRKAELWFDTALTHAPSPFMPRIKTGRSFTMESLCDFSVADQMQKETSSSSSDLKINGTSETMPETVLSPVELKEEVISSETKEEIVIVNSADKGSKEDGKGESKSTEKHDRASATILSSSSDVKNEANSDKENSKPSVQAEKEACTPVPPNPGTNSKKHQTAKKIASLVRNPSALKPKSQIKSSQSKTPKPSCLKSETNVKSTAGTLTLAQENQAIKRQKLEGGQSRQILSLKPHNLPHKTKSGLVSGSSNFCPSTVNRAKKDERKIYVREGAAPAQAPPFVSAAEMMKKFQSSTRDLSLPHTGSQVREIKSSPSFLLSFYFIPSTVLNILVVYASTVQMKPRLTLTRPKEPEFETAQRARSVKIKSTAELEEEMMAKIPKFKARPLNKKILEAPSLPAVPRSTPQLPEFKEFHLETSARANHNAESASVVSTDSSRQKNQWKGHLTEPKTPLLQTSLRARPPRVKSSLEIEQEELEKLPKFKAKPLNKKIFESKGELGMFCNVKKHITIPQEFHFATDERIPPPSTVADLFDKLSLNMEPRHNPLPKNTTPNPFHLHTEERGAEKERKFIMEVVHKQWEEERARVPKANPYPYTTDYPVIPPKPEPKNCTKPNPFQLESLVRHEEEMQREKEERERKEREEAQMRVFKAQPILKEDPIPVPEKVRKPLTEVQGFSLHVDHRAVDRAEFDQKIKEKEVMYKRYREESDAARMIEEEKALKQLRRTMVPHARPVPNFNNPFCPQKSVREATKAKSPNLRVLQRKEKRRMIVNSATSSAASNMR; this comes from the exons ATGTCGGTGGCCGAAGAACCCAACCCAGCAAATTTAACCATCTCCACCATGATCGACGAGGCCTACGAGTTCTCGGCCCCTCGGTTCTTTGATTTTGTCAAGGGCGAGTCGGACGAGGACAAGCGCAAGGCCGAGCTCTGGTTCGACACCGCCCTCACTCACGCCCCTTCTC CTTTCATGCCTAGAATCAAGACCGGTAGATCTTTCACCATGGAAAGCTTATGCGATTTTAGTGTAGCAGATCAGATGCAGAAGGAG ACTTCTAGTTCATCGTCCGATTTGAAAATTAATGGTACTTCGGAAACTATGCCTGAAACCGTGCTTAGTCCAGTTGAGTTAAAGGAAGAAGTAATTTCTTCAGAGACCAAAGAAGAAATTGTCATAGTG AATTCTGCTGATAAAGGTTCAAAGGAGGATGGCAAAGGGGAAAGCAAGAGTACTGAGAAACATGACAG AGCATCAGCTACGatactttcttcttcttctgatgTGAAAAATGAAGCGAATAGTGATAAAGAGAATAGCAAACCTTCTGTTCAAGCAGAAAAAGAAGCTTGCACTCCTGTGCCACCGAATCCTGGGACCAACTCCAAGAAGCACCAGACAGCTAAAAAGATTGCTAGTTTAGTTAGAAACCCATCAGCCTTGAAGCCAAAAAGTCAGATAAAGTCGTCACAATCCAAAACCCCCAAACCATCTTGTTTGAAAAG TGAAACAAATGTGAAAAGCACTGCTGGGACTCTCACTTTGGCCCAGGAGAATCAGGCAATTAAGCGACAGAAGTTGGAAGGAGGACAATCTAGACAG ATTCTTAGCCTCAAACCGCATAATCTGCCCCACAAGACAAAATCGGGTCTTGTAAGTGGCAGTTCCAACTTCTGCCCATCAACTGTGAATAGAGCTAAAAAAGATGAAAGAAAG ATTTATGTTCGAGAAGGAGCAGCACCAGCACAAGCTCCTCCATTTGTTTCAGCTGCTGAAATGATGAAGAAGTTCCAATCAAGTACCAGAGACCTGTCGTTGCCTCACACTGGTTCTCAGGTTAGAGAAATAAAATCAAGTCCCAGTTTTTTGCTGTCCTTTTATTTTATACCTTCCACAGTACTTAATATTCTTGTTGTTTATGCTTCTACTGTGCAGATGAAGCCTAGACTCACATTGACAAGGCCCAAGGAACCTGAGTTTGAAACAGCTCAGCGAGCACGCTCTGTTAAGATTAAAAGCACTGCTGAGCTTGAAGAAGAGATGATGGCCAAAATTCCCAAGTTTAAAGCACGTCCATTGAACAAGAAg ATTCTGGAAGCCCCGTCGTTACCTGCAGTACCAAGAAGTACACCCCAGCTGCCAGAATTTAAG GAATTTCATTTAGAGACTTCGGCAAGAGCAAACCATAATGCAGAATCGGCATCAGTTGTCTCAACAGATTCGTCACGTCAG AAAAATCAATGGAAGGGCCATTTAACTGAACCTAAAACCCCGCTACTTCAGACATCACTAAGGGCCCGACCACCCAGGGTGAAAAGTTCCTTGGAAATTGAGCAAGAGGAACTTGAGAAACTACCTAAATTCAAGGCTAAGCCTCTAAACAAGAAG ATATTTGAAAGCAAGGGTGAGTTGGGTATGTTCTGTAATGTCAAGAAACATATTACAATCCCTCAAGAATTTCATTTTGCTACTGATGAGAGGATTCCACCACCTTCAACAGTTGCAGATCTTTTTGACAAG TTATCTTTGAACATGGAACCTCGCCATAATCCACTTCCGAAAAACACAACACCAAATCCATTTCATCTGCATACAGAG gaaagaggagccgagaAAGAGAGGAAATTTATTATGGAAGTTGTGCACAAGCAGTGGGAAGAGGAGCGAGCCAGGGTTCCAAAAGCTAACCCATATCCTTATACCACTGACTACCCTGTG ATTCCACCCAAACCAGAGCCCAAAAATTGCACAAAGCCAAATCCTTTTCAATTGGAGAGTTTGGTGAGGCATGAGGAAGAAATGCAAAGAGAAAAggaggagagagagaggaaagaaagagaagaggctcaAATGAGAGTATTCAAGGCACAGCCAATCCTTAAAGA AGATCCCATTCCAGTCCCAGAAAAGGTGCGCAAGCCTTTGACTGAAGTTCAAGGATTCTCTCTTCATGTGGACCATAGAGCTGTGGATAGAGCAGAATTTGATCAAAAG ATTAAAGAGAAGGAAGTGATGTATAAGAGATACAGAGAAGAGAGTGATGCAGCCAGAATG ATAGAAGAAGAGAAGGCGCTGAAACAGCTGAGGAGGACAATGGTCCCCCATGCTAGGCCAGTGCCAAACTTTAACAACCCATTCTGCCCCCAGAA gTCGGTCAGGGAAGCTACAAAGGCAAAGTCACCAAATCTTCGCGTGctacaaaggaaagaaaagagaagaatgATAGTAAATTCTGCCACTTCGAGTGCTGCTTCCAATATGAGATAG